In Populus nigra chromosome 1, ddPopNigr1.1, whole genome shotgun sequence, one genomic interval encodes:
- the LOC133697064 gene encoding uncharacterized protein LOC133697064, with protein MALIQALDHQRNLKTTNLASRWTHLAMMFQRLFLLQSFLLFSLTTATATAKRLNTIPRLSPIGPRVWRDQPDKTTSGEFDVEDFETFFYNQTLDHFNYRPESYDAFPQRYLTNSKYWGGANASILVYLGAEVSIDEDSAAFGFLVDNAVQFKSLLVVIEHRYYGQSIPPGSRGKLGYFNSAQALADYAAIIIHIKENRSAQYSPVIVIGGSYGGMLASWFRLKYPHVALGALASSAPILYFDDITPQDAYYSVVTKEFREASETCYQTIKTSWSEIDELASKPDGLLMLSNIFKTCQNLTYASTLKDYLRILYAYAAQYNRPPTNRVNEVCKGIDDDASGDDILSRIFRGVVAYNGNQKCYVNQAIQSETTVGWSWQRCSEMVIPLGIGNNSMFQPRPFNLTDHIERCKNVYGVPPRPHWVTTYYGGHDIKLILHRFASNIIFSNGLRDPYSSGGVLNNISDSIVAVSAVNGSHCLDIQRASPRDPRWLVMQRKIEVKIIEGWISKYYTDLLEVKDQTPF; from the exons ATGGCTCTGATACAGGCTTTGGATCACCAGAGAAACCTCAAAACAACAAACCTAGCTAGCCGCTGGACACATCTTGCCATGATGTTTCAAAGGCTATTTCTTCTCCAGTCTTTCTTACTGTTTTCCTTAACCACTGCAACTGCAACTGCAAAACGTCTTAATACTATTCCAAGGCTTAGTCCAATAGGGCCAAGAGTTTGGCGAGACCAGCCTGATAAAACTACTTCGGGTGAATTTGATGTAGAAGATTTTGAAACCTTTTTTTACAACCAAACACTTGATCACTTCAACTATAGGCCTGAAAGCTATGACGCATTTCCGCAACGATATTTGACCAATTCTAAGTATTGGGGTGGTGCGAATGCATCAATCTTAGTATATCTTGGTGCAGAAGTATCGATTGATGAAGATTCTGCCGCTTTTGGATTTCTAGTTGATAACGCTGTTCAGTTTAAGTCTCTCTTGGTGGTTATTGAG CACAGATATTATGGACAATCAATCCCACCTGGATCAAGGGGGAAACTAGGGTATTTCAACTCAGCCCAGGCTTTAGCAGACTATGCAGCCATTATCATTCACATAAAGGAGAATCGAAGTGCTCAATATTCTCCAGTTATCGTCATTGGAGGATCATATGGTGGAA TGCTGGCTTCGTGGTTTCGGCTCAAGTACCCTCACGTTGCCCTCGGAGCCTTGGCTTCATCAGCACCAAttctttattttgatgatatcacACCACAGGATGCATACTATTCTGTAGTCACCAAGGAATTTAGa GAAGCTAGTGAGACTTGCTACCAGACTATAAAAACGTCATGGTCAGAAATTGATGAACTTGCTTCGAAACCCGATGGTCTCTTAATGCTCAGCAACATATTCAAGACTTGcca AAACTTGACTTATGCCAGTACGCTCAAGGATTACTTAAGGATACTGTATGCTTATGCTGCCCAGTACAACAGGCCACCAACAAATCGAGTTAACGAGGTCTGTAAGGGCATAGATGATGATGCTTCTGGAGATGATATTCTAAGCAGAATATTTCGTGGTGTTGTTGCTTATAATGGAAACCAGAAGTGCTACGTCAATCAAGCCATCCAATCTGAAACAACTGTGGGGTGGAGTTGGCAG AGATGCAGTGAGATGGTGATACCTCTTGGTATTGGGAATAATTCCATGTTCCAACCACGTCCTTTTAATTTGACAGACCATATAGAGCGTTGCAAGAATGTATATGGTGTCCCACCTCGTCCTCATTGGGTCACTACCTATTACGGAGGTCAT GATATAAAATTGATTCTTCATAGGTTTGCTAGCAACATTATCTTCTCAAATGGGCTGAGAGATCCTTACAGTAGCGGCGg GGTATTGAATAACATATCAGATAGTATTGTTGCGGTTTCTGCAGTGAACG GATCTCATTGCTTGGACATACAACGAGCAAGTCCAAGGGATCCCCGTTGGCTGGTGATGCAACGCAAAATAGAGGTGAAGATAATTgaagggtggatttccaaataTTACACAGATCTTCTTGAGGTCAAAGATCAAACCCCTTTTTAA